Below is a genomic region from Eupeodes corollae chromosome 1, idEupCoro1.1, whole genome shotgun sequence.
GAAAGTAAAGAAAAACCCaagtaaaagaaagaaaaaaaacataaacatagtcacaaaaaacataaaaagtctGATAAACACAAATATAAACCCAAGGAAAGAAGGCACTCTAGCTCTAGTTCCAGTTCTAGTTCAGAGGATGaggaaacaaccacagccccaCCAAAAAAGAGATCCTGTTCGCCAGAACAACACACACAACCAGCAGCACCAACTCGTGATGATTGGATGACAAGTgcgattttattgaaaacattttccaaaaataaaccttTACCGAAAAAACAATGCACAGTCACTTATGAGCCTGGTAAGAGTAGTTGAGATACcaacaaatttaagaataaaaaccatCGGAAACCCCAGTCTGATGCGTCCCTTGGTCGTCGTGGTCGAAGCTCACCGATGATGAGGacaatcttaaaaataagtttgaacgaGAGAAAAGCAATCCTAGAGATCCCACTGAAGTCGAAGAAgattacaaaaatttcaataaagacTTTGATGACATATTTGGCGTTTCAAAGCACGAAGGCGTGGATACTGGGAAACTACAAGAAATTCGCGATGAAAACCGTCCcagcaaaaaattaaacaactgcGGTAAATGTTTCAATGGCGACAAAATTAACAAGGAGCTCTTTGTGTCAGTGGGAAAACATGTATACCTGGCTCTTCCTTGGCACGAGGGTCTCCAGACCAATCATTGTTTGATTATACCAATAGATCATTACTCGTCATCTACGCATCTAGACGAAGACGTATGGCAAGAGATCTCAAGCTATCGAAGACTGTCGACAAAAATATTTGCCAAGCGGAAACAGgacgttttgttttttgaaacagCCCGATACCTACAGAAGCGGCCACACATGGTTATAAATTACTTGCCAGCGGATGATTTTGAAAtggcacttttttattttaaaaaagccaTAGAAGAAAGCGAGTATGAATGGTCGAAGAATAAGCAGCTTGTGACTTTGAAGgagaaaaacttaagaaaatccATTCCATGTGGATTACCATATTTTTGGGTGAATTTCGGAATGGATTTCGGATTTGCTCATGTAATCGAGAACCAAGAAAACTTCCCATTACATTTTGCTCAAGAAATCATTGGAGGCATGTTGACTTTGGACATGAGAAAATGGCGGTCTCCGAGAGAGGAACATAATGTCAAAACAAAAGTGAGGAATCTTGCAGATTTGCTTAAGCCATATAGCCATATGAAAAGGAACTTTGTTAATACTAGAAAACAATTTAACTTAGTTTTTAagttcagaaacaaaaataccttaagtgagtaagtaagtatgaaTGAGTGAGAATAAGGACTGTCAGtgtctttctttaaaaatgtatatcttcctaaaatttaacaaaatacttataataatatttagtaaacgatgataaaaatttacaaatacattttgtacaATTCAAATAGTTTCAAAGTCATTACCTTAGTTTTTTTCGACATAACGTGTGTTCTCTTAGACGTTTAATTTTCAATCCGAAAAcactttttttgacagctgtcatatcATTTatgctaatttttgtttgtcattctTGCCTTAGAACTGAACAACACTTGCAAATTgtacaaatttattaccaaaattataaatcagTTCAGCGATGCAACGAAACAATCAAGTTATTTAAGTAAGCTGTTGGTGAGCGCATTATCTCGCGTTGTGGACCTATGTCATGGCCTCCATAAGAGTTCTATTTTAAACCGCGGGACCAGTTTTGAGTCAAAAGTTTTTTAGGTTTAGgttttttcttcaaacaaatctgtgaattctatttttcttaaaatttgccttaatgtcaaaaatattatatttggagcttataaagggtgattgtTTAAATGCtataagaaacttaaaaaaaaaaaacacataacattcagaaaaattgataaaatctttatttgaatcgatagtacggtccatacataatttaatgtttgcagATTATTTCATGGAAATGTTGACcttaatagttaaaaaattcaGCGTGGGGTGTACAATATAAGGaaagtttagttaaaaaattaaaaagaattaaatcaattcaaattcaaattcattaacagcattaattgaattaaacaattaaacaatttaGCTCAACAAAACTTCGATTTTATTATGATCGAAATCAAGAAGCcacagttttactttttttcaaaaagacgaATGGAATTGGTAGGTTGCGTAGGCTAGCTAGAAGGCGGTTATACAATTTGCAGGAGACCACATGAGACGAGTTTCTAAAGATGAAATGGCAACTAAGGATTGATAATTACTGCGTAAGATATAGCCTTCACTTATTGGACTCTGCAAGTAGAATAACTGTCTGATAGGCAAAATCTTTATACGCCTTAAAAGATCCATGGAATGAGGGAGTTACACAATTTTCTTATAGTGCATTTTTGCAGCACAATAAGCGACTTCATTTTGTTCTGATAAGCAACTCCCCAACAGCTTAAACCGTATTGCATTTGAGAATGAAAAATCCCATAGTAAACGGTTTTCATTGGGTTATCAGAACAATACTTTGTAAGGCGATAAAAACAACGGATTGTTGAAaggaaaaattgtttaagacaTAAAATATGTTCAGACGAGCTCAAGTTTCTATCGATGAGAACacccaaatatttaaaacagttaacattttcaatagtacccgtggcatgatggttagtgcgttggactgtcatgcaagggtctAGGGTTAAATACCTGCCTGTGCACCTTAatttgcgaggaattgagaaatccttcaagagtaattcttgtcatgaaaaagtgctttctcaaataagccgttcggattcagcccaaaattgtaggtcccttccattcctgacaacagtattcgcacacaggaatggttgagagttttaagtcccaacggactgttgcgccacccaatttatttataacgttttcaatttgaaagcAGTTGGTGTCGCAAGAAACATTAGCATTAAAATAgtgatacaaattttgaaaggaGCTCaagtgtaaattaaatttttcacagTTTGATGAGTGGAATATAGCATTAATGTCTGAAGTCACGTTAGAGTTAagggaaaaaaataagtttagttttgttacttACCAAAAGTTTATGTGCATAAAACCAAACTCTCAATAAGTGCACAACATGATTTAAATCAGCCACTAAGGTTCAATAAACTAACGGATCGGTATGCAATTGCCAAATCATCTGCAAACGCCCTTACTTCACCAACAAACGgttgaaaaatagaattaatataTATTAGAAAAAGGATAGGACCGAGAACAGATCCCTGAGGAATTCCAAGATATATAATCTTGGAGTTACTCAGACAGCTGCCAAGTTTGACCTTTTATTccccatttttttttagataagatGCAAACTCATATATAAATCCACGGAAACCCGCATAATATAATTtgttcaaaagaatattgtgGTCTACCATATTAAAGGCTTTcataatatcttaaaaaagaCCACTACAAAACCTTCTATCATTTAGTCCTTTATGAACAAAGGagcaaaaatataacaaagcATCTTCAGTAGAGAGCCCAGTCCTAAACCCAAACTGttttgaactaagaaaattagaatttcAGTCGATATCTTACGAATAAATGCATTAATGTTGTCTTCTTATGCGGTAGTTGAAGTGGCCTTGTCTGTAGAGACACGAGCTTTAAcaaagccccacaaaaaatagtgtaAAGGCGTTAATCGatgaacgtgaaataaaaataatgttcaccgaactcgccattttttaccaaaatgtaaaaaaaacctcccacggtaccagccacgaaccgaaacctgtaaagacgatcaggggaacatcgtagtagaaccgcagtcgatgctgagaatatggaaagatcacttctccaaaacTATATAACGGccatgacgaaccgaattccgctgtaagggagatagaaccattcaacctcggcgacgcagatcaacaattccgcctacccgaccttgacgaagtgaagatagctatatctaaacttaagtcaaacaaagcagctggagctgacggcatcgctgccgaactattcagagcagcaggcgatgacttggtacggagcatgcaccaactcatctgcaaaatatggtcagaaaaaagcatgcccgatgagtggaatctcagcatagtatgcgcgatacataagaaagaagaccctctaaactgcaccaactacagaggcatcagtctccttaacattgcatataagatgcTACATGCCGTATTATATGAATGTCTGAAGCCGTTCCTCCACAACCTGATAtatccttattagtgtggcttcagaccattaaagtccactatcgaccaaatattcacactacggcagatcttggaaaaaacccaggagcttcaaattgatacgcaccatctctttatcgattctaaagccgcgtatgacagcatatatAGGAGCCTTACTAGCCTTACTAAGCAATGTATagctttggcatccctgtcatacttattcgtttgtgcagaatgcacgctgctctatcaaggtcggaaaagatctcaccgattcatttgatgtcaaaaaaggttttggaaaaggcgatgcactgtcatgcgacttcttcaataccgttctggaa
It encodes:
- the LOC129951040 gene encoding CWF19-like protein 2 homolog, translating into MSSELQQAKERAIQGLRRLTDDEDNLKNKFEREKSNPRDPTEVEEDYKNFNKDFDDIFGVSKHEGVDTGKLQEIRDENRPSKKLNNCGKCFNGDKINKELFVSVGKHVYLALPWHEGLQTNHCLIIPIDHYSSSTHLDEDVWQEISSYRRLSTKIFAKRKQDVLFFETARYLQKRPHMVINYLPADDFEMALFYFKKAIEESEYEWSKNKQLVTLKEKNLRKSIPCGLPYFWVNFGMDFGFAHVIENQENFPLHFAQEIIGGMLTLDMRKWRSPREEHNVKTKVRNLADLLKPYSHMKRNFVNTRKQFNLVFKFRNKNTLSE